The Terriglobia bacterium sequence GCCGAAATGTCCGGGAAGTGCTCCGGGCTTCCAGAAACTCGAAGCGGCCTTGACCACACGCCACGCATCCTGTTCCTTCACGCGCCCGTTTCAAATCCACTTCGCGGAACGAGTTTCGCCAGACGTCAAATGACCGGAAGGAGCGACAGACCTGATCCGTCTGTCCCACCAGAACCTTCATGGCTTCAGCGACCTGAAAACTCGCTACCATCGCGACCGCCGGCGCAATCACTCCCGCCGTCTCGCAGGTGGGAGCGCTTCCCACCGGCGGGGGCTCTTCGAAGAGGCAGCGAAGGCATGGGGTGACCCCCGGAAGGACAACCATGACAGCTCCCTCGCTGGCCACGGCCGCCCCATAAATCCACGGCACCTTCAGCTTCACGCAGGCATCGTTGATCAAGAACCGTGTTTCAAAATTGTCGGTCCCGTCGATCACCAGGCTCGAATTCCGGACCAGGTGCTCGATGTTGGACGCATTGGCATCCAGCACCAGGCCTCTGATCTTAATTGTCGAATTAATGCCCCTGAGTTTCTTTTCAGCCGCCACGGCCTTCGGCCAATGGCCCGCAGCGTCCTGTTCATCGAAGAGGATCTGACGCT is a genomic window containing:
- a CDS encoding ThiF family adenylyltransferase, whose amino-acid sequence is MSELNRYSRQILFEPIGHEGQERLSRSRVLILGLGALGTVSAELCARAGMGNLVLVDRDFVEESNLQRQILFDEQDAAGHWPKAVAAEKKLRGINSTIKIRGLVLDANASNIEHLVRNSSLVIDGTDNFETRFLINDACVKLKVPWIYGAAVASEGAVMVVLPGVTPCLRCLFEEPPPVGSAPTCETAGVIAPAVAMVASFQVAEAMKVLVGQTDQVCRSFRSFDVWRNSFREVDLKRAREGTGCVACGQGRFEFLEARSTSRTFRLCGRNAVEVLPARPMELSIPELEKKLAAAGAVQSNPYLVRCLLNEVTLSVFADGRAIVQGTQDPAVAKSLYAKYVGS